The window CTGCTGCCCAGCGAGCCCTTCGAATTCACGGCCGAGCATCGCGATGCCTTCGTGCGCGACCATCCGGCTGTGGCCCAGCCGCTGCTGCTCGATGGTGAAATGGTCTCGTGGTACGGCAGCCGGGCCATTCAAGGTGTCGAATACCTGGCGGCCTTGGCCAAGCGTTGTGGGGCGGGCTAAGCTGCGACCCTGTCGCCGATTCCCCGCACATAGGAAACCAAGCCATGATCGATCTCTATACCTGGCCCACGCCCAACGGCCACAAGATCCACATCATGCTCGAAGAGACCGGGCTTCTCTACAAGGTCATCGCCGTCAACATCGGGGCGGGCGAGCAGTTCGAGGCCGATTTCCTCAAGATCAGCCCCAACAACAAGATGCCGGCCCTGGTCGACCCGGACGGCCCCGACGGCCAGCCCATCTCGCTTTTCGAATCCGGTGCCATGCTGATCTATCTGGCCGAGAAGACCGGCCAGTTCCTGCCCAGCGATGCCCGCGGGCGCTACGAGGTGCTGTGCTGGCTGATGTTCCAGATGGGCGGCGTCGGTCCCATGCTGGGCCAGGCCCATCACTTCCGGGCCTACGCGCCGGAGCCAATCCCCTACGCCGTCGATCGCTACACCAACGAGGCCGGCAGGCTTTATGGCGTCATCGACAAACGGCTCGCGGACCGCGACTACCTGGCCGGCGACTATTCCATCGCCGACATGGCGACCATGCCCTGGCTGCGCAGCTACGAGCGCCAGGGCGTGGATATCGATGAATTTTCCAACCTCAAGCGCTGGTTTGACGCCATCAATGCCCGACCCGCCGTGCAGCGCGGGCTGGAGGTGCTGAAGGAGCACCAGCGCAAGCCCGGCGAACAGATCGACGACAAGGCGCGCGAGATCATGTTCGGCGCCGAGCAGTACAAGCGCCGCTGAAGCCGGCGGCCATGAGCCTGCTGGAAAGGGCCAGCGTGCGCCGGGTGCGGGACGCCCTGGCGGCGGCCGGTTGCGAGGCCCGGGTGATCGAGCTCGAGACCACCGCCCGCACCGCCCGCGATGCCGCCGAGAGCCTGGGCTGCGAGCTCGGCGCCATCGTCAAGTCGCTGTTGTTCGACATCGCCGGCCAGCCGGTGATGGCGCTGGTGGCCGGCGACCGCCAGTGCGACACCAAGCGG of the Alphaproteobacteria bacterium genome contains:
- a CDS encoding glutathione binding-like protein; the protein is MIDLYTWPTPNGHKIHIMLEETGLLYKVIAVNIGAGEQFEADFLKISPNNKMPALVDPDGPDGQPISLFESGAMLIYLAEKTGQFLPSDARGRYEVLCWLMFQMGGVGPMLGQAHHFRAYAPEPIPYAVDRYTNEAGRLYGVIDKRLADRDYLAGDYSIADMATMPWLRSYERQGVDIDEFSNLKRWFDAINARPAVQRGLEVLKEHQRKPGEQIDDKAREIMFGAEQYKRR